The following are encoded in a window of Oncorhynchus mykiss isolate Arlee chromosome Y, USDA_OmykA_1.1, whole genome shotgun sequence genomic DNA:
- the trim32 gene encoding E3 ubiquitin-protein ligase TRIM32 — MAAALPALDPDLLREVLECPICLETYNQEQLRPKLLQCGHTVCRQCLEKLLASTINGVRCPFCSRVSRMSSISQLADNLTVLKILDCASSCTTAGALMCKSCRNRLPRQYCQDCGTVLCDLCKGEGHQQQGHTVQPIRAAAEQRRKDLGGKLASLREAMDHIQKKRAAIDSLTKNMRVKYRAVQQEYARAELRLQEELGRQRRAFAASMAEVEKLNSQILEEQTYLLNLAEVQVVSRCDYLTMQVKQSDIALLEDNGGVKDEEEMDLRSSLDLPTLIKLQDPELVTTEHPEALDVAQLTTKPCTVNTDEEEGLLEFGVGAMCRAAGAMGDLYRDIDIVMPVDEAVCASPGSFKSKSMDEGGPSSPGDARARSGPQHCQFVKKMGCKGNLPGMFNLPVSICVTSQGEVLVADRGNYRIQIFNRKGFQREIRRNPSSIDNFVLSFLGADLPNLIPLSIAITPQGLIGVTDNYDNSVKVYTTDGHCVACHKNQLIKPWGIAAMPSGQFVVTDVEGGKLWCLAVDRNVGVVNYNRLCSAVRPKFVTCDAAGTVYFTQGLGLNIENRHNEHHLEGGFSIGSVGTDGQLGKQLSHFFSETEDFRCITGMCVDANGDLLVTDSGRKEILQFPKEGGFNVLIQEGLTCPVGVAVTQKGQLMVLDCWDHCVKVYTYLQRRRSSTC; from the coding sequence ATGGCGGCAGCTTTGCCAGCTCTGGACCCAGACCTGCTCCGGGAGGTCCTGGAGTGCCCCATCTGCCTGGAGACTTACAACCAGGAGCAGCTGCGGCCCAAGCTCTTGCAGTGTGGCCACACTGTGTGCAGACAGTGTCTGGAAAAGCTGCTGGCTAGCACCATTAACGGCGTGCGATGCCCCTTCTGCAGCAGGGTCTCCCGCATGAGCAGCATCTCCCAGCTGGCCGACAACCTCACTGTGCTCAAGATCCTGGACTGTGCCAGCTCCTGCACCACTGCCGGCGCCCTCATGTGCAAGTCCTGCCGCAACCGCCTACCCCGACAGTACTGCCAAGACTGCGGCACGGTGCTCTGCGACCTCTGCAAGGGTGAGGGCCACCAGCAGCAAGGCCACACTGTCCAGCCCATCCGGGCGGCCGCTGAGCAGCGCCGGAAGGACCTGGGTGGTAAGCTGGCATCCCTCCGCGAAGCCATGGACCACATCCAGAAAAAGAGGGCAGCCATTGACAGTCTGACAAAGAACATGCGGGTAAAGTACCGGGCAGTGCAGCAGGAGTACGCCCGGGCTGAGCTGCGTCTGCAGGAGGAGCTGGGGCGCCAGCGGCGGGCCTTCGCTGCCTCCATGGCCGAGGTGGAGAAGCTTAACAGTCAGATCCTGGAGGAGCAGACATACCTGCTGAACCTGGCCGAGGTGCAGGTGGTGTCCCGCTGCGACTACCTGACCATGCAGGTGAAGCAGAGTGACATTGCCCTGTTGGAGGACAACGGAGGGGtgaaggatgaggaggagatggaCCTAAGGAGCAGCCTGGACCTGCCTACTCTGATCAAGCTCCAGGACCCTGAGCTGGTGACTACGGAGCATCCCGAGGCCCTGGACGTGGCCCAGCTCACCACCAAACCCTGCACCGTCAACACTGATGAGGAGGAGGGGCTGCTGGAGTTTGGGGTTGGTGCCATGTGCAGGGCTGCAGGGGCGATGGGGGACCTGTACAGAGACATTGATATAGTAATGCCTGTAGATGAGGCTGTGTGTGCCTCACCGGGCAGCTTTAAATCCAAGTCCATGGATGAAGGGGGGCCCTCCTCTCCCGGTGATGCCAGGGCTCGCTCGGGGCCACAGCACTGCCAGTTTGTAAAAAAGATGGGTTGCAAGGGTAACCTGCCGGGGATGTTCAACCTGCCAGTTAGCATCTGCGTCACCTCACAGGGTGAGGTCCTGGTGGCTGACCGGGGCAACTACCGCATCCAGATCTTTAACCGCAAAGGCTTCCAGAGGGAGATCCGCCGCAACCCCAGCAGCATCGACAACTTCGTCCTGAGTTTCCTGGGCGCCGACCTGCCCAACCTCATCCCGCTGTCCATCGCTATCACGCCTCAGGGCCTCATCGGGGTCACCGACAACTACGACAACTCGGTCAAGGTATACACCACCGACGGCCACTGCGTGGCCTGCCACAAGAATCAGCTGATCAAGCCCTGGGGCATCGCCGCCATGCCCTCGGGTCAATTTGTGGTGACTGACGTGGAGGGCGGCAAGCTCTGGTGCCTGGCGGTGGATCGCAACGTGGGTGTGGTCAACTACAACCGCCTATGCTCGGCCGTGCGGCCCAAGTTCGTGACATGCGACGCAGCAGGCACTGTCTACTTCACCCAGGGGTTGGGCCTGAACATTGAGAACCGCCACAACGAGCACCACCTAGAGGGGGGTTTCTCCATCGGCTCGGTGGGCACGGATGGCCAGCTGGGCAAACAGCTCAGCCACTTCTTCTCTGAGACTGAGGACTTCCGTTGCATCACGGGCATGTGCGTGGACGCAAACGGGGACCTTTTGGTGACAGACAGCGGCAGGAAGGAGATCCTGCAGTTCCCCAAAGAGGGCGGCTTCAACGTGCTCATCCAGGAGGGACTGACGTGCCCTGTGGGCGTGGCCGTCACACAGAAAGGACAGCTGATGGTGCTGGACTGCTGGGACCACTGTGTAAAAGTCTACACGTACCTACAGAGGAGACGCTCCTCCACCTGCTAG